A genomic window from Arthrobacter sp. FW305-BF8 includes:
- the trhA gene encoding PAQR family membrane homeostasis protein TrhA, whose product MAELLTIKPKWRGWIHTVTAPFALAAGIVLVAVAPTADRQITSAIYAFTGVLLFGISAVYHRGNWSPGVKRVLKRLDHTNIMLVIAGSYTPLAWSLLDRPTAEFLLWLIWSAAILGVLFRLLWTDAPRWLYVPIYIGLGCGSLFYLPAFFAASVPAALLICVGGAFYIAGAVFYALKKPNFSYRHFGFHELFHAFTVLAFAAHFAAILIAVLS is encoded by the coding sequence ATCGCGGAACTGCTGACGATCAAGCCCAAGTGGCGGGGATGGATCCACACGGTCACCGCCCCGTTCGCCCTGGCTGCCGGGATCGTCCTGGTGGCGGTGGCGCCAACCGCGGACCGCCAGATCACGTCCGCCATCTACGCGTTCACCGGTGTCCTGCTGTTCGGCATCAGCGCCGTGTATCACCGCGGCAACTGGTCCCCCGGCGTCAAACGCGTCCTCAAACGGCTGGACCACACCAACATCATGCTGGTGATCGCCGGCAGCTACACGCCGCTCGCGTGGAGCCTCCTGGACAGGCCGACGGCGGAGTTCCTGCTCTGGCTGATCTGGTCCGCCGCAATCCTGGGCGTGCTGTTCCGGCTGCTCTGGACCGACGCACCCCGATGGCTGTACGTGCCCATCTACATCGGCCTCGGATGCGGGTCCCTCTTCTACCTGCCTGCCTTTTTCGCGGCGAGCGTCCCGGCGGCGCTGCTCATCTGCGTTGGCGGGGCCTTCTACATCGCCGGGGCAGTGTTCTACGCCCTCAAAAAGCCCAACTTCAGCTACCGGCACTTCGGCTTCCACGAGCTGTTCCACGCCTTCACGGTGCTGGCCTTCGCCGCGCACTTCGCGGCCATCCTCATCGCAGTGCTGAGCTGA
- a CDS encoding isoprenyl transferase: MEWPGFLYGFYERKLLRSLEPERIPRHIGVMVDGNRRWARQFNAPTSQGHQAGADKIHEFLGWCQELGVRVVTLYMLSTDNMNRSGEELDLLMGIIANTLDRLDEDADISVHAMGAPELLPDYLAERLTTLTARTPVREKLHVNVAVGYGGRREIVDAVRELLHDAVAHKADISELADTLSVEDISRFLYTRGQPDPDLVIRTSGEQRLSGFLMWQSAYSEFYFCEALWPAFRKVDFLRALRDYAGRQRRFGS, encoded by the coding sequence ATGGAATGGCCCGGGTTCCTCTATGGCTTCTATGAGCGCAAGCTTCTCCGCTCCCTGGAGCCGGAGCGGATCCCCCGGCACATCGGCGTGATGGTGGACGGCAATCGGCGCTGGGCCCGGCAGTTCAATGCCCCCACGAGCCAGGGCCACCAGGCCGGCGCGGACAAGATCCATGAGTTCCTCGGCTGGTGCCAGGAGCTGGGCGTCAGGGTGGTCACGCTGTATATGCTCTCCACGGACAACATGAACCGTTCCGGCGAAGAGCTTGACCTGCTCATGGGCATCATCGCCAACACGCTGGACCGCCTCGACGAGGACGCCGACATTTCGGTCCACGCCATGGGTGCCCCGGAGCTGCTCCCGGACTACCTGGCGGAGCGCCTGACCACCCTCACGGCAAGGACGCCGGTGCGGGAGAAGCTGCACGTGAATGTGGCCGTCGGCTACGGCGGCCGGCGCGAGATCGTGGACGCGGTGCGCGAGCTGCTGCACGACGCCGTGGCGCACAAGGCGGACATCAGCGAGCTGGCCGACACCCTGAGCGTGGAGGACATCTCGCGTTTTCTCTATACGCGCGGCCAGCCTGATCCGGACCTGGTCATCCGGACTTCCGGCGAGCAGCGGCTCTCAGGTTTTCTGATGTGGCAGAGCGCCTACAGCGAGTTCTACTTCTGCGAGGCCCTGTGGCCGGCTTTCCGGAAGGTGGATTTCCTTCGCGCCCTGCGCGACTACGCCGGCAGGCAGCGGCGCTTCGGGTCCTGA
- a CDS encoding PhoH family protein codes for MAISEQLPDVITDKGEKATSRAKRANSKTGADTKDAAAGLAVSGPQTESQPSVSTFVIDTSVLLSDPRALLRFAEHEVIVPIVVITELEGKRHDPELGYFARKALRLLDDLRIQHGGLNRPIPLGDAGGTLMIEMNHISAEVLPAGFRGGDNDSRILAVAKNLSNEGRNVTVVSKDLPMRVKASAMGLLADEYRNELVKDSGWTGVAEIDASDEEISTLYGHEPVFIPAAAEMPVNTGLVVLSSRGSALGRVGADKQVRLVKGDRDIFGLHGRSAEQRLAIDLLMDPAVGIVSLGGRAGTGKSALALCAGLEAVLERREHRKVIVFRPLFAVGGQELGYLPGSEQEKMNPWAQAVFDTLGALVSQEVVEEVMDRGMLEVMPLTHIRGRSLHDAFVIVDEAQSLEKNVLLTVMSRIGQNSKIVLTHDVAQRDNLRVGRHDGIAAVVETLKGHPLFGHITLTRSERSPIAALVTDLLEGA; via the coding sequence GTGGCTATTTCTGAACAACTGCCCGACGTCATCACGGACAAGGGTGAGAAGGCTACCTCTCGCGCCAAGCGAGCCAATTCAAAGACCGGTGCGGACACGAAAGACGCCGCAGCCGGTCTTGCTGTTTCCGGCCCACAGACTGAATCCCAGCCATCAGTCTCCACTTTCGTCATCGACACCTCCGTGCTGCTCTCCGACCCCCGCGCCCTGCTGCGTTTCGCGGAGCATGAAGTCATTGTGCCGATCGTGGTGATCACCGAACTTGAAGGGAAGCGGCATGATCCCGAACTCGGTTACTTCGCACGGAAGGCGCTCCGGCTCCTTGATGACCTTCGCATCCAGCACGGGGGGCTGAACCGGCCCATCCCGCTGGGCGACGCCGGCGGGACGCTCATGATCGAGATGAACCACATCTCGGCCGAAGTCCTGCCGGCCGGGTTCCGCGGCGGGGACAACGACAGCCGCATCCTCGCCGTCGCAAAGAACCTCTCCAACGAGGGGCGCAACGTCACCGTGGTGTCCAAGGACCTCCCCATGCGGGTCAAGGCCTCGGCCATGGGCCTGCTGGCCGACGAATACCGCAACGAGCTCGTAAAGGACTCCGGCTGGACCGGCGTCGCCGAGATCGATGCGAGCGACGAGGAGATCTCCACGCTTTACGGGCACGAACCGGTCTTCATCCCGGCGGCTGCAGAGATGCCGGTCAACACCGGCCTCGTGGTGCTCTCCAGCCGGGGATCGGCGCTCGGCCGCGTCGGTGCCGACAAGCAGGTCCGCCTGGTCAAGGGGGACCGCGACATCTTCGGCCTCCACGGCCGCTCTGCGGAGCAGCGGCTCGCCATCGACCTGCTGATGGACCCTGCGGTGGGCATCGTGTCCCTGGGTGGGCGCGCGGGCACCGGCAAGTCGGCCCTTGCCCTGTGTGCCGGCCTGGAGGCGGTGCTGGAACGCCGTGAGCACCGCAAGGTGATCGTCTTCCGCCCCCTGTTCGCCGTCGGTGGCCAGGAGCTCGGCTACCTGCCGGGCTCGGAGCAGGAGAAAATGAACCCCTGGGCGCAGGCGGTTTTCGACACCCTGGGCGCGCTCGTGAGCCAGGAGGTCGTGGAGGAGGTCATGGACCGCGGCATGCTGGAGGTCATGCCGCTGACCCATATCCGCGGACGCTCCCTGCACGACGCCTTCGTGATCGTGGACGAGGCCCAGTCGCTCGAGAAGAACGTCCTGCTGACCGTCATGAGCCGGATCGGGCAGAACTCGAAGATCGTCCTCACCCACGACGTTGCCCAGCGCGACAACCTCCGGGTCGGACGGCACGACGGCATCGCAGCCGTCGTCGAAACCCTGAAGGGCCACCCGCTCTTCGGCCACATCACCCTCACCCGGTCCGAACGCTCGCCCATCGCGGCACTCGTCACGGACCTGCTCGAAGGGGCGTAG
- a CDS encoding GNAT family N-acetyltransferase, translated as MTELISMWPPFALALATPRLTLRPLRDDHIPAAVEAAASGIHDEGRNPFSTPWTAVPAGDLGANMARWYWQCRAASTPESWTLTLGIWHEGTFLGCQDIVARDFTVLRTAATGSWLRKSAQGRGFGKEMRAAVALYAFDWLGADVCESEAADCNAASLGVSRSLGYELNGVTRMSWGGKQETVQRVRLTPATFRRPDWQLRVEGHEPTAKFLLGVAAG; from the coding sequence ATGACCGAGCTGATCTCCATGTGGCCTCCGTTCGCGCTCGCCTTGGCCACTCCCCGGCTCACGCTGCGGCCTTTGCGCGACGACCACATTCCCGCCGCGGTCGAAGCGGCGGCCAGTGGCATCCACGACGAGGGCCGCAACCCGTTCAGCACACCCTGGACCGCTGTCCCGGCCGGTGACCTTGGAGCCAACATGGCCCGCTGGTACTGGCAGTGCCGCGCCGCCTCCACCCCCGAATCCTGGACGCTGACGCTGGGCATCTGGCACGAGGGCACCTTCCTCGGCTGCCAGGACATTGTGGCCAGGGACTTCACGGTCCTCCGCACAGCCGCCACCGGATCGTGGCTGCGGAAGAGTGCGCAGGGCCGCGGCTTCGGCAAGGAGATGCGGGCCGCCGTCGCGCTTTACGCCTTTGACTGGCTTGGCGCCGACGTCTGCGAATCCGAGGCCGCCGACTGCAACGCCGCCTCCCTGGGCGTCTCCCGGTCGCTCGGCTACGAACTGAACGGCGTCACCCGCATGTCGTGGGGCGGCAAGCAGGAGACAGTCCAACGGGTCCGCCTCACCCCGGCGACCTTCCGCCGCCCAGACTGGCAATTGAGGGTAGAGGGCCACGAACCCACGGCGAAGTTCCTCCTGGGCGTCGCTGCCGGCTGA